One segment of Paenibacillus rhizovicinus DNA contains the following:
- a CDS encoding HAAS signaling domain-containing protein: MIREQYLGHLWELLAPVPEKQRREWMYDYEEHFRVSAELGRSEEEAASELGDPRLIAKELLLNYRVEQADKKKGSITLVSRAVFAAVSLGFFNLVFVLGPFCAVLGVLVALWATSLAVAVSSLMVMYEGLFGEAVTSVQASFIALALIGLGMLLGAGTHWLTRAFAKLTLQYLKFNSKVIRVRKG; the protein is encoded by the coding sequence AACTGCTTGCTCCCGTGCCGGAGAAGCAGCGACGGGAATGGATGTACGACTACGAGGAACATTTCCGCGTCTCGGCAGAGCTTGGACGGAGCGAGGAAGAAGCCGCAAGCGAGCTGGGCGATCCGAGACTGATCGCGAAGGAGCTGCTGCTGAACTATCGCGTCGAACAGGCTGACAAGAAGAAAGGCAGCATTACGCTCGTGTCGCGCGCGGTGTTCGCGGCGGTCAGCCTCGGTTTCTTCAATCTGGTATTTGTGCTTGGGCCGTTCTGTGCCGTGCTTGGCGTGCTGGTTGCGCTTTGGGCGACATCCCTGGCAGTTGCGGTATCCTCGCTGATGGTTATGTACGAAGGCTTGTTCGGTGAAGCCGTGACGAGCGTTCAAGCTTCGTTCATCGCGCTTGCGCTCATCGGACTCGGCATGCTGCTAGGCGCCGGAACGCATTGGTTGACGCGCGCGTTCGCCAAGCTGACGCTGCAATATTTGAAATTCAATTCCAAAGTGATAAGGGTGAGAAAAGGATGA